The following are encoded in a window of Salinigranum halophilum genomic DNA:
- a CDS encoding cation:proton antiporter, protein MTLVEDVLLVAAAAFVLTSLVGVYRIVRGPTMPDRVIAVNVIGSNTVIVIALLAAAIGEPGALDIALVYALLNFVLSIAISKFSVERGGVL, encoded by the coding sequence ATGACGCTCGTCGAAGACGTCCTCCTCGTCGCCGCGGCGGCGTTCGTCCTCACCTCGCTGGTCGGCGTCTACCGGATCGTCCGCGGCCCCACGATGCCCGACCGAGTCATCGCCGTCAACGTCATCGGCTCGAACACCGTCATCGTCATCGCGCTGCTCGCGGCCGCCATCGGCGAACCGGGCGCACTCGACATCGCGCTCGTCTACGCGCTGTTGAACTTCGTGTTGAGCATCGCCATCTCGAAGTTCTCCGTCGAGCGCGGGGGGGTGCTCTGA
- a CDS encoding DUF7322 domain-containing protein codes for MDDDWFDDSESLYPEGMDGPRVKTPSVDVPSATGDVFQRSEIARLFVLHVFVWNAVVLLVSLGAMLIYFRNDWTTGGRLLVAGGILSLYGLYRWPREDEADGESEEGEADGESESAGADAGDPPAEEDATVES; via the coding sequence ATGGACGATGACTGGTTCGACGATTCCGAGAGCCTGTATCCGGAGGGGATGGACGGACCGAGGGTCAAGACCCCGTCCGTCGACGTCCCGTCCGCGACGGGTGACGTCTTCCAGCGCTCGGAGATCGCTCGACTGTTCGTCCTGCACGTGTTCGTCTGGAACGCCGTCGTCTTGCTCGTGAGCCTCGGCGCGATGCTGATCTACTTCCGCAACGACTGGACGACCGGCGGCCGGCTGCTCGTCGCCGGCGGCATCCTGTCCCTCTACGGCCTCTACCGGTGGCCGCGTGAAGACGAAGCCGACGGCGAGAGCGAAGAGGGCGAAGCCGACGGCGAGAGCGAGTCAGCCGGGGCGGACGCCGGCGACCCCCCGGCCGAAGAAGACGCGACGGTCGAGTCCTGA
- a CDS encoding ABC transporter ATP-binding protein, whose product MPLLEVRALEKHYPVTEGLLKTEVGRVRAVDGVSFTVERGETLGIVGESGCGKSTAATSLLRLEEPTGGQVLFDGEDITSYTPAELKRFRRRAQMIFQDPTSSFDPRMAVGEAVAEPLVIHGVGGRERRRRIVADLLERVGLSAEDIDRYPHEFSGGQRQRIALARALVVNPDLVVADEPTSALDVSVQAEILTLIERVQAEFGLAIVFISHDMGVVREVCDRVAVMYLGEIVELGPTADVFDSPQHPYTRALLSSIPEPDPWSRGLGTVLTGDVPSPANPPAGCRFHTRCPELVPPEGYEFTRAEWRAVMNLRIRLEREGIDVDAVREFVTGEASGERLDDEVAAAVRAEFELPETLSDPSAERVLRDALDDVVSGDDDAARDRLAEAFPTVCAGDRPALEPTDTGHEAACHLHRGYESAPVDGERTQETAPGADE is encoded by the coding sequence ATGCCACTCTTGGAGGTGCGTGCTCTCGAGAAACACTACCCCGTCACGGAGGGGCTGTTGAAGACCGAGGTCGGTCGAGTCCGCGCGGTCGACGGAGTCTCGTTCACCGTCGAGCGCGGCGAGACCCTCGGCATCGTCGGCGAGTCCGGCTGTGGGAAGTCGACGGCGGCGACCTCGCTCCTCAGACTGGAGGAGCCGACCGGTGGGCAGGTGCTGTTCGACGGCGAGGACATCACCTCGTACACCCCGGCGGAGCTGAAGCGGTTCCGGCGACGGGCGCAGATGATCTTCCAGGACCCGACGTCGAGTTTCGACCCGCGGATGGCCGTCGGCGAGGCGGTCGCGGAGCCGCTCGTCATCCACGGGGTCGGAGGACGCGAGCGCCGTCGTCGTATCGTGGCGGACCTCCTCGAACGCGTCGGGCTCTCCGCGGAGGACATCGACCGCTACCCCCACGAGTTCTCGGGCGGACAGCGCCAGCGCATCGCGCTCGCGCGGGCACTCGTCGTCAACCCCGACCTCGTCGTCGCCGACGAGCCGACGAGCGCGCTCGACGTCTCCGTGCAGGCCGAGATTCTCACGCTCATCGAACGAGTCCAGGCGGAGTTCGGACTTGCTATCGTCTTCATCAGCCACGACATGGGCGTCGTTCGCGAGGTGTGCGACCGCGTCGCCGTGATGTACCTCGGGGAAATCGTCGAACTCGGGCCGACAGCCGACGTCTTCGACTCCCCGCAACACCCCTACACGCGAGCCCTCCTCTCGTCGATTCCGGAGCCCGACCCGTGGTCGCGTGGCCTCGGGACGGTCCTCACCGGCGACGTGCCGAGCCCCGCGAACCCCCCGGCTGGCTGTCGGTTCCACACCCGCTGTCCGGAGCTCGTCCCGCCCGAGGGGTACGAGTTCACGCGGGCGGAGTGGCGCGCGGTGATGAACCTCCGCATCCGGCTCGAACGGGAGGGAATCGACGTTGACGCCGTCCGCGAGTTCGTCACGGGTGAGGCGTCGGGGGAGCGTCTGGACGACGAGGTCGCGGCGGCGGTACGCGCGGAGTTCGAGTTACCCGAGACTCTGTCGGACCCGAGCGCCGAGCGCGTCCTCCGAGACGCACTCGACGACGTCGTCTCGGGTGACGACGATGCGGCACGCGACCGTCTCGCCGAGGCGTTCCCGACAGTCTGTGCGGGCGACCGGCCGGCGCTCGAACCGACCGACACGGGCCACGAGGCGGCCTGTCACCTCCACCGCGGATACGAGAGCGCCCCGGTCGACGGGGAGAGGACACAAGAGACCGCGCCGGGCGCGGACGAGTAG
- a CDS encoding monovalent cation/H+ antiporter subunit E, whose amino-acid sequence MVPLTDTRLLVPVSESNTLRNTVGYVVQHALDRAEETGETPSVHFVYPASERLPSETETTEFETAQSLLDRVMVWASEDLGDNADAVELETALVGGREYLFSPGDYADVLARYARNNDLHLAVFDPGFAPLGTTPLLPPLENEVRRAGLEVREAPATRERQNPLLVRSGNVTQFLGLFSVSFLFYLFLAGSVVPFELVTGAISATVVAVALWGVSLTTPIRPTQAVKRLARVTLYIPYLLWEIAKANLAIAYVVLHPSLPIDPEVVEFDAAVWSALPVTTLANSITLTPGTLTVDVTRSHFTVHTLTRSSREDLFSGSLERAVRFVFYGRDVARIPSPLERREEREDA is encoded by the coding sequence GTGGTCCCACTGACTGACACCCGACTGCTCGTTCCCGTCTCCGAGTCGAACACGCTCCGGAACACCGTGGGGTACGTCGTCCAACACGCGCTCGACCGCGCCGAGGAGACCGGCGAGACGCCGTCGGTTCACTTCGTCTATCCGGCCTCCGAACGGCTCCCGTCAGAGACGGAGACGACCGAGTTCGAGACGGCCCAGTCCCTCCTCGACCGGGTCATGGTCTGGGCCAGCGAGGACCTCGGTGACAACGCCGACGCGGTCGAGTTAGAGACCGCGCTGGTCGGGGGGCGAGAGTACCTCTTCAGCCCCGGCGACTACGCCGACGTGCTCGCGCGATACGCCCGGAACAACGACCTCCACCTCGCCGTGTTCGACCCGGGGTTCGCCCCGCTCGGCACGACGCCGCTGCTCCCGCCGCTCGAGAACGAGGTACGGCGGGCCGGTCTCGAGGTACGGGAGGCACCGGCCACCCGCGAACGGCAGAACCCGCTGCTCGTCCGCTCCGGGAACGTCACACAGTTCCTCGGGCTCTTCTCGGTCTCGTTTCTCTTCTATCTGTTCTTGGCCGGGTCGGTCGTACCGTTCGAGCTGGTGACGGGAGCGATCAGCGCCACCGTCGTCGCCGTCGCGCTCTGGGGCGTCTCGCTCACCACGCCCATCCGGCCGACGCAGGCGGTGAAGCGGCTCGCTCGGGTCACCCTCTACATCCCCTACCTCCTGTGGGAGATCGCCAAGGCGAACCTCGCTATCGCCTACGTCGTCCTCCACCCGTCGTTGCCGATCGACCCGGAGGTCGTCGAGTTCGACGCCGCCGTCTGGTCGGCGCTGCCGGTGACGACGCTCGCGAACAGCATCACGCTCACGCCGGGAACGCTGACCGTCGACGTCACGCGGAGCCACTTCACCGTCCACACGCTCACCCGCAGTTCGCGCGAGGACCTCTTCTCCGGCTCGTTAGAGCGTGCCGTCCGGTTCGTGTTTTACGGCCGTGACGTCGCCCGCATCCCGAGCCCGCTCGAACGCCGTGAGGAACGGGAGGACGCATGA
- a CDS encoding cation:proton antiporter codes for MTELTSLRPLAAVLVSAVIIVPILASRGRPNLREAWTVLAAVTKFGLVASMVPGVLAGDVYVTNLGTFVPGVEFALRADPLGILFGLLASMLWLVTSFYSIGYMRGLDEHAQTRYFAAFAGSLSAAIGIAFASNLLVLFVFYELLTVATYPLVTHDETDEARAAGRKYLAYTFGGGVAVLSGAILVFWLTGAPGVPGTTAFSAGGIAALAAADPVFARAAFALLVVGFGVKAALMPMHSWLPDAMVAPTPVSGLLHAVAVVKSGVFGIARVVLDVFGPDLVADLGVGVILAAVAAFTLVVSSVIALRQDNLKRRLAFSTVSQLSYIVLGLAVLNPLSLVGGLLHIPAHAFMKLTLFFCAGALHVETHTDDISNMAGIGRRMPLTMAAFGVAALGMAGIPLVAGFVSKYFLLIGTVSSGGIVFTVALLVSGVLNIAYFWPVVYTAFFESPGEADPKPVVENVLGGRYGAPETAPDGGSTPDDDGVRDDHGYAADHEGQGVVDDAEAAAQIERDHGHDSGLAWEHRAWNGAESTWFMLGPILFAATGSLVLGIVPDTAVFLRIVRLVVAGATGVSV; via the coding sequence ATGACTGAACTCACGTCTCTCAGACCACTCGCCGCGGTGCTCGTCTCAGCAGTGATCATCGTCCCGATTCTCGCGTCGCGCGGACGGCCGAACCTGCGGGAGGCCTGGACCGTCCTCGCGGCCGTGACGAAGTTCGGCCTCGTCGCCAGCATGGTCCCCGGCGTCCTCGCCGGCGACGTGTACGTGACGAACCTCGGGACGTTCGTCCCCGGGGTGGAGTTCGCGCTCCGAGCCGACCCGCTCGGCATCCTCTTCGGCCTGCTCGCGAGCATGCTGTGGCTCGTGACGAGCTTCTACAGCATCGGCTACATGCGCGGCCTCGACGAGCACGCACAGACGCGGTACTTCGCGGCGTTCGCCGGCAGCCTCTCGGCCGCAATCGGAATCGCCTTCGCCTCGAACCTGCTCGTGCTGTTCGTCTTCTACGAACTCCTCACCGTCGCGACCTACCCGCTCGTCACCCACGACGAGACCGACGAGGCGCGGGCGGCCGGCCGGAAGTACCTCGCGTACACGTTCGGCGGCGGCGTCGCGGTCCTCTCCGGCGCGATCCTCGTCTTCTGGCTCACGGGAGCGCCCGGCGTGCCGGGGACGACGGCGTTCTCCGCCGGTGGCATCGCCGCGTTGGCCGCTGCCGACCCGGTGTTCGCCCGCGCCGCGTTCGCGCTGCTGGTCGTCGGCTTCGGCGTGAAGGCCGCGCTCATGCCCATGCACTCGTGGCTGCCGGACGCGATGGTCGCGCCGACGCCCGTCTCCGGACTGCTACACGCGGTGGCCGTCGTCAAGTCCGGCGTGTTCGGCATCGCGCGCGTGGTGCTCGACGTGTTCGGCCCCGACCTCGTCGCCGACCTCGGCGTCGGCGTCATCCTGGCGGCCGTGGCGGCGTTCACGCTCGTCGTCTCGAGCGTCATCGCGCTCCGACAGGACAACCTCAAGCGCCGGCTGGCGTTCTCGACGGTGAGTCAGCTGTCGTACATCGTGCTCGGCCTCGCGGTGCTCAACCCCCTGTCGCTCGTCGGGGGACTCCTCCACATCCCCGCTCACGCGTTCATGAAGCTCACGCTGTTCTTCTGTGCCGGCGCGCTCCACGTCGAGACCCACACCGACGACATCAGTAACATGGCGGGCATCGGGCGGCGGATGCCGTTGACGATGGCCGCGTTCGGCGTGGCGGCGCTAGGGATGGCCGGCATCCCGCTGGTCGCAGGCTTCGTCAGCAAGTACTTCCTCCTCATCGGCACGGTGTCGTCCGGCGGCATCGTGTTCACCGTTGCACTCCTCGTCTCGGGCGTCCTCAACATCGCGTACTTCTGGCCGGTCGTGTACACGGCGTTCTTCGAGTCACCCGGCGAGGCCGACCCGAAGCCCGTCGTCGAGAACGTGCTGGGCGGCCGGTACGGCGCACCGGAGACGGCACCCGACGGTGGCTCGACACCGGACGACGACGGTGTCCGTGACGACCACGGCTACGCCGCAGACCACGAGGGCCAGGGGGTTGTCGACGACGCGGAGGCCGCAGCACAGATCGAGCGCGACCACGGTCACGACTCGGGCCTCGCGTGGGAACACCGCGCGTGGAACGGGGCGGAGTCGACCTGGTTCATGCTCGGCCCCATCCTCTTCGCGGCGACCGGCTCGCTCGTGCTCGGCATCGTCCCCGACACCGCGGTCTTCCTGCGAATCGTCAGGCTCGTCGTCGCCGGCGCGACGGGGGTGAGCGTCTGA
- a CDS encoding cation:proton antiporter subunit C: MIDLLADRLYYLVAFLLLGVGTYTMIGSQNLVKKVIGMNVFQTGIFLFFIVTAFVDGGSPPLLTAPEPYVSPLPHVLILTAIVVGVSLTAVALGLIVRIYQEYGTLTEEGIRKVIADE, from the coding sequence GTGATCGACCTCCTCGCCGACCGCCTCTACTACCTCGTCGCCTTCCTCCTCCTGGGCGTCGGGACGTACACCATGATCGGCAGCCAGAACCTCGTCAAGAAGGTCATCGGCATGAACGTCTTCCAGACGGGTATCTTCCTGTTCTTCATCGTGACCGCGTTCGTCGACGGCGGCAGTCCCCCGCTGTTGACCGCGCCCGAGCCGTACGTCAGCCCGCTCCCGCACGTGCTGATCCTCACCGCCATCGTCGTCGGCGTGAGCCTCACCGCCGTCGCCCTCGGCCTAATCGTCCGGATCTACCAGGAGTACGGCACGCTGACCGAGGAAGGCATCCGGAAGGTGATCGCCGATGAGTGA
- a CDS encoding type 1 glutamine amidotransferase domain-containing protein, producing the protein MTRALFVVTEEGYWGEECIEPLQTLTDAGVECTVATPTGNPPVVDERSVDPGEVGEELATRVTECDANDERLNDPEPLASVDASEYDAVVFPGGHGTEWDINQDRHARAALREAVEGDGKALVVCHAVGILAFTRDSEGDFLATGRNVTGFPNAWEEGIVDDLDRMPDGRKLPYWVEDEVKAVGVNWDAELDADTSVTVDGDLVTARGPPSSHEAALTLLDELGLDAPSA; encoded by the coding sequence ATGACACGCGCACTGTTCGTCGTGACGGAGGAAGGCTACTGGGGAGAAGAGTGCATCGAGCCGCTGCAGACGCTCACCGACGCGGGCGTCGAGTGTACGGTCGCGACGCCGACCGGCAACCCGCCGGTGGTCGACGAGCGCTCCGTCGACCCCGGCGAGGTCGGCGAGGAGCTCGCCACTCGCGTCACCGAGTGCGACGCGAACGACGAACGACTGAACGACCCCGAGCCGCTCGCGTCCGTCGACGCGAGCGAGTACGACGCCGTCGTTTTCCCCGGTGGCCACGGCACCGAGTGGGACATCAATCAGGACCGCCACGCCCGCGCCGCGCTGCGGGAGGCCGTCGAGGGTGACGGCAAGGCGCTCGTCGTCTGCCACGCCGTCGGCATTCTCGCGTTCACCCGCGACTCCGAGGGCGACTTCCTCGCCACCGGCCGGAACGTGACCGGGTTCCCGAACGCCTGGGAGGAGGGCATCGTCGACGACCTCGACCGGATGCCCGACGGGCGGAAACTCCCCTACTGGGTCGAAGACGAGGTGAAGGCGGTCGGCGTGAACTGGGACGCCGAACTCGACGCGGACACCTCCGTCACCGTCGACGGCGACCTGGTGACCGCACGCGGCCCGCCCTCTTCGCACGAAGCGGCGCTGACGCTCCTCGACGAGCTGGGCCTCGACGCGCCGAGCGCCTGA
- the mnhG gene encoding monovalent cation/H(+) antiporter subunit G has translation MTPTEIAVVVLAAGGVFFAAVAAVGLVRLPDLYTRAHATSKSETLGAVLTLAAVALVVDAGLSTLKAGLLLLFMFLTNPTAAHAITRAAAEQGIEPWTVTTDAESESKSESETGTEPDAETSPSTEVDES, from the coding sequence ATGACGCCGACCGAAATCGCCGTCGTGGTGCTCGCCGCCGGCGGCGTCTTCTTCGCCGCCGTCGCGGCCGTCGGCCTCGTCCGACTACCTGACCTCTACACCCGCGCCCACGCGACCTCGAAGAGCGAGACGCTCGGCGCAGTGTTGACGCTCGCGGCGGTCGCGCTGGTCGTCGACGCGGGGTTGTCGACGCTGAAAGCCGGACTGTTACTGTTGTTCATGTTCCTCACGAATCCGACTGCCGCACACGCGATTACCAGAGCCGCGGCCGAGCAGGGTATCGAACCGTGGACCGTCACGACCGACGCCGAGTCGGAGTCGAAGTCCGAGTCCGAGACGGGGACGGAGCCCGACGCCGAGACATCCCCCTCGACGGAGGTGGACGAGTCGTGA
- a CDS encoding Na(+)/H(+) antiporter subunit D, giving the protein MVSVEPFLPPFVPVLLAALVIPFLGRRAGHVLGIVATGVVVPYVWLSPAGQHLPVALFGFDAVLYNVDAFSTLMGLVFGLIGAVAVLYSWYSEADSLQTAFALSYVGTSLGAVFGGDWLSLVFFWELMAVTSTLLVWHYGGRAVRAGYRYAILHGIGGTLLLGAVIWHYVEVGSFLFTATDGGIAGPVAPILAAVGIGVNVGFVGLHAWLPDTYPRPHIAASVFLCVFTTKTGVYGMYRAFPEGQLAIAYMGGIMAVFGATMALFQNDMRRLLSYHIQSQVGYMIAGVGIGTTLAQAGAMAHVFNHILYKGLLFMTAGVVVYRTGTESLKKLGGLGREMPLTAVAFVVAALSIAGFPLFNGFVSKGIVIAASHYDFAKGPLYVGGRTTLEWLLLVGGVGTFMSFIKFGYYAFFHGEYEGSVADANIGQSVAMVTVAVLCVFFGVVDSALFGLLPYDVTSEAVVSHAYTTYTVDHIVEGLALAVAGLVGFVLVKKPLSRVKRVPDVDDLYNPAVLYGSRALVVGTTELYAAVDRAAVATTRLAHTVVTDPRSVLARLGDGEPTRLTADIGTSIVLVTLVLAVTVAVLLI; this is encoded by the coding sequence ATGGTCTCGGTCGAACCGTTCCTCCCGCCGTTCGTGCCGGTCCTGCTGGCGGCGCTCGTCATCCCGTTCCTCGGTCGGCGAGCCGGCCACGTCCTCGGAATCGTCGCGACGGGCGTCGTCGTCCCGTACGTCTGGCTGTCGCCGGCGGGACAGCACCTCCCCGTCGCGCTGTTCGGGTTCGACGCGGTGCTGTACAACGTCGACGCGTTCTCGACGCTGATGGGGCTCGTCTTCGGCCTCATCGGCGCGGTCGCCGTGCTCTACTCGTGGTACTCGGAGGCCGACTCGCTCCAGACGGCCTTCGCGCTCTCGTACGTCGGGACGAGCCTCGGGGCCGTCTTCGGTGGCGACTGGCTGTCGCTCGTCTTCTTCTGGGAGCTCATGGCGGTCACGAGCACGCTGCTCGTCTGGCACTACGGCGGCCGGGCGGTGCGAGCGGGCTACCGATACGCGATACTGCACGGCATCGGCGGGACGCTCCTCTTGGGAGCCGTCATCTGGCACTACGTCGAGGTCGGCTCGTTCCTCTTCACCGCGACCGACGGCGGCATCGCGGGCCCCGTCGCGCCGATTCTCGCGGCCGTCGGCATCGGCGTCAACGTCGGGTTCGTCGGTCTGCACGCCTGGTTGCCCGACACCTACCCGCGGCCGCACATCGCCGCGAGCGTCTTCCTCTGTGTGTTCACCACCAAGACCGGCGTCTACGGGATGTACCGGGCGTTCCCCGAGGGACAGCTCGCCATCGCGTACATGGGCGGCATCATGGCCGTCTTCGGCGCGACGATGGCGCTGTTCCAGAACGACATGCGGCGGCTCCTCTCGTACCACATCCAGTCACAGGTCGGCTACATGATCGCCGGCGTCGGCATCGGGACGACGCTGGCACAGGCGGGTGCGATGGCGCACGTGTTCAACCACATCCTCTACAAGGGGCTGTTGTTCATGACCGCCGGCGTCGTCGTCTACCGGACCGGGACCGAGAGCCTCAAGAAACTCGGCGGGCTGGGTCGCGAGATGCCGCTGACCGCCGTCGCGTTCGTCGTCGCCGCGCTCTCCATCGCGGGCTTTCCCCTGTTCAACGGCTTCGTCAGCAAGGGAATCGTCATCGCGGCCAGCCACTACGACTTCGCCAAGGGACCGCTCTACGTGGGCGGGCGGACCACCCTCGAGTGGCTTCTCCTCGTCGGGGGCGTCGGGACGTTCATGTCGTTCATCAAGTTCGGCTACTACGCCTTCTTCCACGGCGAGTACGAGGGCAGCGTCGCCGACGCCAACATCGGTCAGTCGGTCGCGATGGTCACCGTGGCCGTCCTCTGTGTCTTCTTCGGCGTCGTCGACTCGGCGCTGTTCGGGCTCTTGCCGTACGACGTGACCTCCGAGGCGGTCGTCTCGCACGCGTACACGACGTACACGGTCGACCACATCGTGGAGGGACTGGCCCTCGCGGTGGCTGGACTCGTGGGCTTCGTCCTCGTCAAGAAACCGCTGTCCCGAGTGAAACGGGTGCCCGACGTCGACGACCTCTACAACCCGGCCGTGTTGTACGGGAGCCGCGCCCTCGTCGTCGGGACGACGGAGCTGTACGCGGCGGTCGACCGGGCGGCCGTGGCGACGACGCGCCTCGCACACACCGTGGTCACCGACCCCCGGTCGGTGCTCGCACGGCTCGGCGACGGGGAGCCGACCCGACTGACTGCCGACATCGGGACGAGTATCGTGCTCGTGACGCTCGTCCTCGCGGTGACCGTCGCCGTGTTACTCATCTGA
- a CDS encoding monovalent cation/H+ antiporter subunit D family protein, giving the protein MSDLPALLVAFPILGSIAVLLGGLVRSETGWPIAVVASAVQTAAAVALAVDAFGSQPVAYVVGGFTAPFGIELVVDGLSATMAVLVAVVALGVLGYARRAGPRSNAFYATYLLLVAGLTGMSITGDVFNMYVFLEITGLAAYALVASGDGGRSARAALKYLLVGTVGASLFLLGIGYAYVATGTLNMADLSAQLAAVGYTSPLVRASFGLLVVGLFVKIAVFPVHTWQPAAYAGSPDSVSGLISALVSTVAAYALIRIVFTVFTVDFLAANEFAQTVLVAGAVVSIVVGSVLAVTQREIKRMLAYSSVSQFGLVVGAIAVANGTALTGAMIHLVGHAIMKGGLFLTSGLIADETDARTIDAYEGLAERTPIGAAAFGVLALGMVGVPPAVGFVGKWYIALGAVEGRAWPLAVVILASTLLTLAYFARVLERIYFRDAASATVDGASADVDTDTGQPRTVVTDGVGTETVTRAARVSTGMRATVLAAAVLAVVLGVAAFEYGQLLEPTIERLLA; this is encoded by the coding sequence ATGAGTGACCTCCCCGCCCTCCTCGTCGCGTTCCCGATTCTGGGCTCCATCGCGGTGCTACTCGGCGGGCTCGTCCGCTCGGAGACGGGCTGGCCCATCGCGGTCGTCGCGTCGGCGGTCCAGACCGCCGCGGCGGTCGCCCTCGCCGTCGACGCGTTCGGTTCCCAACCGGTCGCGTACGTCGTCGGCGGCTTCACCGCGCCGTTCGGCATCGAACTCGTCGTCGACGGACTCTCCGCGACGATGGCCGTCCTCGTCGCCGTGGTCGCCCTCGGCGTGCTCGGATACGCCCGGCGCGCCGGCCCGCGGTCGAACGCCTTCTACGCGACGTATCTGCTCTTGGTCGCCGGGCTGACGGGAATGAGCATCACCGGCGACGTGTTCAACATGTACGTCTTCCTCGAAATCACGGGGCTCGCCGCCTACGCACTCGTCGCGAGCGGCGATGGGGGACGCTCCGCCCGCGCGGCGCTGAAGTACCTCCTCGTCGGGACCGTGGGTGCGTCGCTGTTCCTCCTCGGCATCGGCTACGCGTACGTGGCAACGGGGACGCTCAACATGGCCGACCTCTCGGCGCAACTCGCGGCGGTGGGCTACACCTCGCCGCTCGTCCGGGCGTCGTTCGGCCTGCTGGTCGTCGGTCTGTTCGTCAAAATCGCCGTCTTCCCCGTCCACACCTGGCAGCCGGCCGCGTACGCCGGGTCGCCCGACTCGGTGAGCGGGCTCATCTCGGCGCTCGTCTCGACCGTCGCGGCGTACGCCCTCATCCGCATCGTCTTCACCGTGTTCACCGTCGACTTCCTCGCCGCGAACGAGTTCGCCCAGACCGTGCTCGTGGCCGGGGCCGTGGTGAGCATCGTCGTCGGGAGCGTCCTCGCGGTCACCCAGCGCGAGATCAAACGGATGCTGGCGTACTCGTCGGTCTCGCAGTTCGGCCTCGTCGTCGGCGCGATCGCGGTGGCCAACGGGACCGCGCTGACGGGCGCGATGATCCACCTGGTCGGCCACGCCATCATGAAGGGCGGGCTGTTCCTGACGAGCGGACTCATCGCCGACGAGACCGACGCGCGAACCATCGACGCCTACGAGGGGCTCGCGGAGCGGACGCCGATAGGTGCGGCCGCGTTCGGCGTCCTCGCGCTCGGGATGGTCGGCGTCCCGCCCGCGGTCGGCTTCGTCGGCAAGTGGTACATCGCGCTCGGCGCGGTCGAGGGGCGCGCGTGGCCGCTCGCGGTCGTCATCCTCGCGAGCACGCTGTTGACGCTCGCGTACTTCGCGCGGGTCCTCGAACGGATATACTTCCGCGACGCGGCGTCGGCGACAGTCGACGGGGCCAGCGCCGACGTGGACACCGACACCGGGCAGCCCCGGACCGTCGTCACCGACGGGGTCGGCACTGAGACCGTCACCCGGGCCGCGCGGGTGTCGACCGGGATGCGGGCGACGGTGCTGGCGGCGGCCGTTCTGGCCGTCGTCCTCGGCGTCGCCGCGTTCGAATACGGACAGCTCCTCGAACCAACCATCGAACGGCTTCTCGCATGA
- a CDS encoding MnhB domain-containing protein, with protein MSDADRSAGDLPGNVAGSPYVESPIIMTTVRVITPFVFTFGLFVMFHGADSSGGGFQGGVIVGTVVLMLGLAFGIETTRRWIGPTLPVAFIGFGVLAFLLIGLGSVFLGGDFLQYTTYGIKDASKYGIELVELAIGLIVAGVVSGLLFVIAAGPRSDENGGDAA; from the coding sequence ATGAGCGACGCCGACCGGTCCGCCGGCGACCTCCCCGGGAACGTAGCGGGCAGTCCGTACGTCGAGAGCCCCATCATCATGACGACCGTCCGCGTCATCACGCCGTTCGTCTTCACCTTCGGGCTGTTCGTGATGTTCCACGGCGCGGACTCCTCCGGCGGTGGCTTCCAGGGCGGTGTCATCGTCGGGACGGTCGTCCTCATGCTCGGACTGGCGTTCGGCATCGAGACGACTCGGCGGTGGATCGGCCCGACGCTCCCCGTCGCGTTCATCGGGTTCGGTGTTCTCGCGTTCTTACTCATCGGCCTCGGGTCCGTCTTCCTCGGCGGGGACTTCCTGCAGTACACCACCTACGGCATCAAAGACGCCTCGAAGTACGGCATCGAACTCGTCGAACTCGCCATCGGGCTCATCGTCGCGGGGGTCGTCAGCGGCCTCCTGTTCGTCATCGCCGCCGGGCCGCGGAGCGACGAGAACGGAGGTGATGCGGCGTGA
- a CDS encoding DUF4040 domain-containing protein, with protein sequence MITALEAGLFVFVLGCAVAAALLRDVLGSIIAFSAYSLGIAIIWVFLRAPDVGLTEAAVGAGVMTILFLLTIAKTVRPAGERTFERVDLRAAGVAIALVAVLSTTLFALPAVGSADSAVATDEVTNYYLANAYTEAGVENAVTAVLAAYRGFDTLGEAVVVYAAGVGLLLVLDREVFG encoded by the coding sequence GTGATCACGGCACTCGAAGCAGGGCTGTTCGTGTTCGTCCTCGGCTGTGCGGTCGCGGCCGCGCTCCTCCGTGACGTCCTCGGCTCGATCATCGCGTTCAGCGCGTACAGCCTCGGCATCGCCATTATCTGGGTGTTCCTGCGAGCGCCCGACGTGGGGCTCACGGAAGCGGCCGTCGGAGCCGGCGTGATGACGATTCTCTTCTTGTTGACCATCGCGAAGACCGTCCGCCCTGCCGGCGAGCGGACCTTCGAACGGGTCGACCTCCGCGCGGCGGGGGTGGCCATCGCCCTCGTCGCCGTCCTCTCGACGACCCTCTTCGCGCTCCCGGCTGTCGGCTCCGCCGACTCGGCGGTCGCGACCGACGAGGTGACGAACTACTACCTCGCCAACGCCTACACCGAGGCCGGCGTCGAGAACGCCGTCACTGCCGTCCTCGCGGCGTACCGCGGGTTCGACACGCTCGGGGAGGCGGTCGTCGTCTACGCGGCCGGTGTCGGCCTGCTGCTCGTCCTCGACAGGGAGGTGTTCGGATGA